From the Salinimicrobium tongyeongense genome, one window contains:
- a CDS encoding cellulose synthase family protein, which translates to MFVVFLYSLSLLHLLINFRRSRKHKDTSQKWHFSHPAQFPFVTIQLPLYNEKPVVERLLRNIAEIDYPHHKLEVQVLDDSTDDSAELTAQIITELRAEGFPIQHLTRKNRMGFKAGALKAGLDAAKGEFIAIFDSDFLPKPDWLKKTVPYFKNERLGVVQTRWGHLNADYSLLTKLQAFLLDYHFILEQTGRNFGKHFINFNGTAGIWRKTCILDAGNWQGDTLTEDLDLSYRAQLKGWKFKYLKEVVTPAELPITIEAARSQQFRWNKGAAENFQKNYRKVLKEKNTTFGTRIHSFFHLLNSSFFFVVLLMGIISIPVLFLLNDPSYSGILTGMTVFILSPVIFFITYYAAYRELHKDQQLSFFRFTGLFFTFFSIAMGLSLHNSIAILEGHFGKKSEFIRTPKFNLKENLHTKIKVPVKITFQLILEIMLMLLFGFGIFSAFRIGSYSLLPFHLMMFFGFSYVVLTSLNIEVGRPPIKTPRKNWEEKFQKMAKNADDELLLDDAFEDENFN; encoded by the coding sequence ATGTTTGTAGTTTTTCTCTACAGCCTCTCCCTGCTGCACCTGCTCATCAACTTCCGAAGAAGTAGAAAACACAAAGACACCTCTCAAAAATGGCATTTTTCACACCCCGCTCAATTCCCTTTTGTCACTATACAACTGCCCCTCTACAACGAAAAACCTGTAGTGGAACGCCTGCTTCGGAATATTGCTGAAATAGATTATCCCCACCACAAACTCGAAGTTCAGGTACTCGATGATTCTACCGATGATTCCGCCGAATTAACAGCCCAAATTATTACTGAACTCCGGGCTGAAGGTTTCCCCATTCAACACCTCACCCGAAAAAACCGCATGGGCTTTAAGGCCGGTGCGCTAAAAGCCGGACTGGACGCTGCAAAAGGAGAATTTATTGCCATTTTTGATTCCGATTTTCTTCCGAAGCCAGACTGGCTCAAAAAAACTGTTCCTTATTTTAAAAACGAACGTCTGGGGGTGGTACAAACGCGTTGGGGGCACCTTAATGCCGATTATTCGCTGCTCACAAAATTGCAGGCTTTCCTGCTCGATTACCACTTTATCCTGGAGCAAACAGGGCGAAACTTTGGGAAACATTTTATCAACTTCAACGGCACCGCCGGAATCTGGCGAAAAACCTGCATCCTTGATGCCGGAAACTGGCAAGGCGACACGCTTACCGAAGACCTCGACCTTAGCTACCGGGCCCAGCTCAAAGGCTGGAAATTTAAATACTTAAAAGAAGTAGTAACTCCCGCCGAATTACCTATAACCATTGAGGCAGCACGTTCACAGCAATTCCGGTGGAATAAAGGGGCAGCAGAGAATTTTCAGAAGAATTACAGGAAAGTATTAAAGGAAAAAAACACCACTTTTGGCACCCGCATCCACAGTTTCTTTCACCTTTTAAACAGCAGCTTTTTTTTCGTGGTACTGTTGATGGGAATTATTAGTATCCCTGTGCTCTTCTTACTCAATGATCCCTCCTACTCCGGAATTTTGACCGGGATGACCGTCTTCATTTTAAGTCCGGTTATTTTTTTTATTACTTATTACGCAGCTTATCGGGAACTCCATAAAGATCAACAGCTCTCATTTTTCAGGTTTACAGGCCTGTTTTTTACGTTTTTTTCCATCGCTATGGGGCTTTCCCTGCACAATAGTATCGCCATTCTGGAAGGGCATTTTGGGAAGAAAAGCGAGTTCATAAGAACCCCAAAATTCAATCTTAAAGAAAACCTTCACACAAAAATTAAAGTTCCGGTGAAGATCACTTTTCAATTGATCCTGGAAATTATGTTGATGCTGTTGTTTGGCTTCGGGATCTTTTCAGCTTTCAGGATTGGTAGTTACAGCCTGCTCCCCTTCCATTTAATGATGTTTTTCGGGTTTTCTTATGTGGTGCTGACTTCTTTAAATATTGAGGTTGGGAGACCTCCCATTAAAACTCCAAGAAAAAACTGGGAAGAGAAATTCCAGAAGATGGCGAAAAATGCTGATGATGAACTTCTTTTGGATGATGCATTCGAGGATGAAAATTTTAATTAA
- a CDS encoding glycosyltransferase family 2 protein, producing the protein MPQIKVIIPAYNEAGSINLVVKNVPEIVDEVIVVSNNSTDATEENAAKAGATVLREPKKGYGHACLKGMEYVAQLPKKPEIIVFLDGDYSDFPQELEKIVEPIIQRNVDLVIGARVKRWREKGAMTFPQIFGNWLATSLMKLFFNARFTDLGPFRAIKYEKLLALEMEDKTYGWTVEMQLKALKKDFSYEEVPVHYRNRIGVSKVSGTVKGAFMAGVKILTWIFKYSFK; encoded by the coding sequence ATGCCTCAAATAAAAGTCATTATTCCTGCATATAACGAAGCCGGTTCGATTAATTTGGTAGTGAAAAATGTGCCTGAAATTGTGGACGAGGTCATCGTGGTGAGTAATAATTCTACAGATGCCACAGAAGAGAATGCTGCAAAAGCTGGTGCCACAGTGCTTCGGGAGCCGAAAAAAGGCTACGGCCACGCCTGTTTAAAAGGAATGGAATATGTCGCACAGCTCCCAAAAAAGCCTGAAATTATCGTATTTTTAGATGGTGACTACAGCGACTTTCCGCAGGAACTGGAAAAGATCGTGGAGCCAATTATCCAAAGAAATGTTGATTTGGTGATTGGCGCAAGAGTGAAACGCTGGCGGGAAAAAGGAGCGATGACCTTTCCGCAGATCTTTGGAAACTGGCTGGCAACAAGCCTTATGAAGTTGTTCTTCAACGCCCGGTTTACAGATCTTGGTCCGTTTAGGGCAATTAAGTACGAGAAGTTACTGGCTTTGGAAATGGAAGACAAAACCTACGGCTGGACGGTAGAAATGCAACTAAAGGCACTGAAAAAGGACTTCAGCTATGAAGAAGTACCGGTGCATTACCGCAACCGGATAGGGGTTTCAAAAGTTTCGGGAACTGTAAAAGGCGCTTTTATGGCCGGAGTCAAGATCCTTACATGGATCTTTAAATACAGCTTCAAATAA
- a CDS encoding 4Fe-4S binding protein: MSTPQHNMSLSGEPPATLSTTQKVATGIGWTGVFIFTLAIFNLQLPQMFLWLGLGLISLGVIIFANDQYYGKPAGVKNDGIWFKSMTARGVLAWGTAILLTLFYVVLYWFPQYLGYNPDGANSGLVGLFDPLSRFISGQPASQWFVYGTFYTLAILIFGYKFLLKYRHNKYEVLRTFSVMFFQLGFAFLIPEILMRLNQPYFNPVNIWPLNYDLFAGYKLSEFFSAGNIGLLMLFFGIASIFVITPILTYFYGKRWYCSWVCGCGGLAETAGDPYRHLSDKSRATWKFERYIIHTVLVLVVVMTIAVIYSFLNENPDQFWLNKNVFLLGSAAFLVLLFGLIWIFKRHRLAKDAKKGAIISLSIVLAIIAAFYFSGMTYGYLLRQWYGFLIGAAFSGVIGVGFYPIFGNRVWCRFGCPMAAVLGMQQRLFSKFRITTNGGQCISCGNCSTYCEMGIDVRAYAQKGENIVRSSCVGCGICSAVCPRGVLKLENGALEGRINSEAVLLGNDVDLLDLIRQQKKATRDPHSSPFNS; this comes from the coding sequence ATGTCCACACCCCAACACAACATGTCTCTTTCCGGAGAACCGCCCGCAACACTCTCCACTACTCAAAAAGTAGCCACGGGTATTGGCTGGACGGGAGTATTCATCTTTACCCTGGCCATTTTTAATCTGCAATTGCCTCAAATGTTCCTTTGGTTGGGTCTTGGATTGATAAGCCTTGGCGTTATAATTTTCGCAAATGACCAGTACTATGGAAAACCTGCAGGTGTAAAAAACGACGGGATCTGGTTCAAATCCATGACCGCTCGGGGAGTGCTCGCCTGGGGCACCGCAATTCTGCTCACCCTTTTCTACGTTGTACTCTACTGGTTTCCTCAATACCTGGGCTACAATCCCGATGGTGCCAACTCCGGACTCGTTGGTTTATTCGATCCGCTCAGCAGGTTTATAAGCGGCCAACCTGCAAGTCAGTGGTTTGTTTACGGAACATTCTACACCCTCGCGATCCTTATCTTTGGATATAAATTCCTGCTCAAGTACCGGCACAACAAGTACGAGGTATTGCGCACCTTTTCGGTTATGTTTTTTCAGTTAGGGTTCGCGTTCCTTATTCCCGAGATCCTCATGCGGCTCAATCAGCCGTACTTTAATCCGGTGAATATATGGCCGCTCAACTACGATCTTTTTGCGGGCTATAAATTATCAGAATTCTTTTCCGCAGGAAATATTGGGCTGCTTATGCTCTTCTTCGGAATTGCATCCATATTTGTGATCACCCCCATCCTCACCTATTTCTATGGAAAAAGATGGTACTGCTCCTGGGTTTGTGGCTGTGGCGGACTCGCAGAAACTGCGGGCGACCCGTACAGGCATTTATCCGACAAAAGCAGGGCAACATGGAAATTTGAAAGATATATCATACATACGGTTTTGGTTTTAGTGGTGGTCATGACCATCGCGGTGATATATTCATTTCTGAATGAAAACCCCGACCAGTTCTGGCTAAACAAGAATGTTTTTCTACTGGGATCTGCAGCTTTTCTGGTCCTGCTTTTTGGTCTTATCTGGATATTCAAAAGACACAGGCTGGCAAAAGATGCCAAAAAAGGTGCAATTATCTCCCTCAGCATTGTTCTGGCGATTATCGCTGCATTCTACTTCAGCGGAATGACCTACGGTTACCTGCTAAGGCAATGGTATGGCTTCCTGATCGGCGCGGCTTTTTCAGGGGTGATAGGGGTCGGTTTTTATCCAATTTTTGGGAACCGGGTGTGGTGTCGTTTTGGCTGCCCAATGGCCGCCGTGCTGGGAATGCAGCAGCGCCTGTTCTCCAAATTCAGGATCACCACCAACGGCGGGCAGTGCATCTCCTGCGGCAACTGCTCCACCTACTGTGAAATGGGAATCGATGTGCGGGCTTATGCTCAAAAAGGGGAAAATATTGTGCGTTCCAGCTGCGTGGGCTGTGGGATTTGCAGCGCTGTGTGCCCGCGGGGCGTCCTTAAACTCGAAAATGGTGCTTTGGAAGGCAGGATCAACAGCGAAGCTGTACTTCTAGGGAATGATGTCGATCTTCTCGATCTTATCCGGCAACAGAAAAAAGCTACCCGGGATCCTCACAGTTCTCCTTTCAATTCCTGA
- a CDS encoding NAD(P)/FAD-dependent oxidoreductase, protein MSTPEHVVIIGNGIAGITAARHIRRISDKKITVISAESDFFFSRTALMYVYMGHMKWEHLKPYEDWFWEENRIELKQAYVEKIEASSKMLFLRGGERIYYDKLILATGSVPRFLGIEGEDLKGVQGLVSKQDLELLEENTRTCKSAVIVGGGLIGVELAEMLHTRNIPVTMLIREKAFWQNVLPLQNAQFISRHIESHGIILKHETELKEIKGTNGRVTSVKTSAGEQIDCDLLGISVGVKPNITFLEGSEIEIDHGILVDPYLQTNITDVYAIGDCAQHKEPKNGRKDIEAVWYTARMMGETVAQTICGKPFPYNPGHWFNSAKFFEIEFQTYGYVSANPGEHEQHLHWEHPDGTKAVTIAYHPENFRFFGINTFGIRMRHEVLDRWLTDERDLEFILSHLREANFDPEFYDRYEKEIFSSFKHQVRERLEH, encoded by the coding sequence ATGTCTACTCCCGAACATGTGGTGATCATTGGAAACGGCATTGCCGGGATCACTGCTGCACGGCACATAAGAAGAATTTCCGATAAAAAGATCACGGTCATCTCTGCGGAAAGTGATTTCTTTTTTTCGCGTACCGCCCTCATGTATGTGTACATGGGCCACATGAAATGGGAGCACCTGAAGCCTTACGAAGACTGGTTTTGGGAGGAAAATCGAATTGAGCTGAAGCAGGCGTATGTCGAGAAAATAGAAGCCTCTTCAAAAATGCTATTTTTGAGAGGTGGTGAAAGAATATATTACGACAAACTTATTCTTGCCACCGGTTCTGTGCCTCGTTTCCTCGGGATTGAAGGGGAAGATTTAAAAGGCGTTCAGGGACTGGTTTCAAAGCAGGATCTTGAATTGCTGGAAGAAAATACCCGGACCTGCAAGAGTGCAGTGATTGTTGGCGGCGGACTCATAGGCGTGGAACTGGCCGAGATGCTGCACACCCGCAACATACCGGTGACCATGCTCATTCGGGAAAAAGCTTTTTGGCAAAATGTGTTGCCTTTGCAGAATGCGCAATTCATCTCCCGGCACATTGAAAGCCACGGGATCATTTTGAAACACGAAACTGAATTAAAGGAAATAAAAGGCACCAACGGCAGAGTGACTTCTGTAAAAACCTCTGCGGGAGAGCAAATTGATTGTGACCTGCTGGGCATCTCTGTGGGTGTGAAGCCAAATATTACATTTTTGGAAGGTTCAGAAATTGAAATTGACCACGGAATCCTTGTTGATCCTTACCTGCAGACCAATATAACAGATGTTTATGCCATTGGTGACTGTGCGCAGCACAAGGAGCCCAAAAATGGCAGAAAAGACATCGAAGCTGTATGGTACACCGCCCGTATGATGGGCGAGACCGTGGCGCAGACCATCTGCGGAAAGCCATTTCCTTATAATCCCGGCCACTGGTTCAACAGCGCGAAATTTTTTGAGATCGAATTTCAAACCTATGGTTATGTGAGTGCCAATCCCGGGGAACATGAGCAACATCTGCATTGGGAACATCCGGATGGAACAAAGGCTGTAACCATTGCATATCATCCTGAGAATTTCAGGTTTTTTGGGATCAACACCTTTGGAATCCGTATGAGACATGAAGTTCTCGACCGCTGGCTAACAGACGAACGCGATCTGGAGTTTATCCTCTCACACCTTCGCGAAGCTAATTTCGATCCTGAATTTTACGATCGCTACGAGAAGGAGATTTTTAGTAGTTTTAAACATCAGGTCAGGGAACGACTAGAACATTAG
- a CDS encoding purine-nucleoside phosphorylase: MLKDLEHTTEFLEARGFDKPEIGIILGTGLGKLIDELEIISEVSYNHIPGFPTATVEFHKGKLIFGKLDDKKVVVMQGRFHIYEGYSLWDVTFPVRVMKRLGIKKLLISNAAGSVNPDFKKGDIMLIDDHINLQGGSPLAFRGVEQLGTRFTDMSAPYDQQSGRIMQEIAKENGFPLHKGVYAAVVGPQLETRAEYRYLRTIGADAVGMSTVPEVIVANHLKIPIAAVSVLTDEGNPDDLKPVNIQDIIETAGKAEPQMITLFRELIKRIELKPAE; the protein is encoded by the coding sequence ATGCTCAAAGATTTAGAACACACTACAGAATTTCTTGAGGCCAGGGGCTTCGATAAACCCGAAATAGGGATCATACTGGGCACAGGATTGGGTAAGTTAATTGATGAACTGGAAATAATTTCAGAAGTCAGTTACAACCACATTCCCGGCTTCCCAACAGCAACCGTGGAATTCCACAAAGGGAAGCTCATTTTTGGAAAGCTCGACGATAAAAAAGTGGTGGTGATGCAGGGGCGTTTCCACATTTACGAAGGTTACTCCCTTTGGGACGTGACATTTCCGGTAAGGGTGATGAAACGGCTTGGCATAAAGAAGCTGCTCATCTCGAACGCCGCCGGCTCTGTTAACCCCGATTTTAAAAAGGGGGACATCATGCTTATCGACGACCATATCAACCTTCAGGGCGGTTCCCCGCTGGCATTTAGAGGCGTGGAGCAACTGGGCACCCGCTTTACAGATATGAGTGCGCCTTACGACCAGCAAAGCGGCCGGATTATGCAGGAAATTGCCAAAGAAAACGGCTTTCCACTGCACAAAGGCGTTTACGCTGCAGTGGTAGGGCCTCAGCTCGAAACCCGGGCCGAATATCGTTACCTGCGCACCATTGGGGCCGATGCTGTTGGCATGAGTACAGTGCCCGAGGTGATCGTGGCAAATCATTTGAAGATCCCAATTGCTGCAGTTTCAGTATTGACAGATGAAGGGAATCCGGACGATCTTAAACCTGTAAATATTCAGGATATTATAGAAACTGCGGGAAAAGCCGAGCCGCAAATGATCACGCTCTTTAGAGAACTCATCAAGCGGATAGAACTAAAACCTGCGGAATAA
- the msrB gene encoding peptide-methionine (R)-S-oxide reductase MsrB has product MKKMKILSFLIAAALTLACNDKKKTEQGANLMTQVEEVPVQTQKYDSVKADTIEVGNITRSKAEWKQLLSSEEYHILREAGTEPAFRNAYYNNKKEGIYYCGGCSLPLYSSNTKFDSGTGWPSFYAPIDPKLVKRKVDRRYGMERVEVVCAQCGSHLGHIFPYEGVPTEERHCLNSLALDFKQMDI; this is encoded by the coding sequence ATGAAGAAGATGAAGATTTTAAGTTTTTTAATTGCAGCGGCATTGACCCTGGCGTGTAACGACAAAAAGAAAACCGAACAGGGAGCAAACCTTATGACGCAGGTGGAAGAAGTGCCTGTGCAGACCCAAAAGTATGATTCGGTTAAGGCCGATACCATTGAGGTGGGAAATATCACCCGATCTAAAGCCGAATGGAAACAGCTGCTTTCTTCCGAAGAATACCACATTTTACGGGAGGCAGGCACAGAACCGGCATTTCGCAACGCTTATTACAACAACAAGAAAGAAGGAATTTACTACTGTGGCGGCTGCAGTTTACCGCTGTACAGCTCTAACACCAAATTTGATTCGGGCACAGGCTGGCCCAGCTTCTATGCGCCCATAGACCCAAAGCTCGTGAAACGAAAGGTGGACCGGCGCTACGGAATGGAGCGGGTAGAAGTGGTGTGCGCCCAGTGCGGCTCTCACCTGGGGCACATCTTTCCTTACGAGGGAGTGCCAACAGAAGAACGGCATTGCCTGAATTCACTGGCGCTCGATTTTAAACAAATGGATATTTAA
- a CDS encoding TIGR04282 family arsenosugar biosynthesis glycosyltransferase, with product MTKNKTDELLLIFTRNPEKGKVKKRLAQSIGDQAALKVYKYLLKHTVEVTKHLGAEKWVYYSEALPEDDIWEKDLFRKKLQQGEDLGQRMEQAFSEAFKAGFKKVVIIGSDLFELTKEDLKMAFLALHEHQYVVGPAQDGGYFLLGMTAPTPRLFRNKNWSTSSVLEQTLGDLEQEKLKLLPVRNDIDTFEDMRGHPQLMELIN from the coding sequence ATGACAAAAAATAAAACCGATGAATTGCTCCTCATTTTTACACGAAACCCGGAAAAAGGCAAGGTCAAAAAGCGTTTGGCGCAAAGCATAGGAGACCAGGCAGCCTTAAAGGTGTACAAGTACCTCCTTAAGCATACGGTAGAGGTTACAAAGCATCTTGGGGCAGAAAAATGGGTGTATTATTCTGAAGCACTTCCGGAGGATGATATATGGGAAAAGGATCTTTTCAGAAAAAAACTTCAGCAGGGGGAAGACCTGGGGCAGCGTATGGAGCAGGCTTTTTCCGAAGCATTTAAAGCCGGATTTAAAAAAGTGGTCATCATTGGAAGCGATCTTTTTGAGCTTACAAAAGAAGACCTGAAAATGGCATTTTTGGCACTTCATGAACACCAGTATGTTGTGGGCCCGGCACAAGATGGGGGCTATTTCCTGCTGGGTATGACCGCACCCACGCCGCGCCTCTTCAGAAATAAAAACTGGAGCACGAGCAGTGTACTCGAACAAACCCTGGGCGACCTGGAACAGGAAAAGCTAAAGCTGTTGCCGGTGCGCAACGATATTGATACTTTTGAAGATATGCGCGGCCACCCGCAGCTTATGGAACTGATTAATTAA
- the arsS gene encoding arsenosugar biosynthesis radical SAM (seleno)protein ArsS (Some members of this family are selenoproteins.) has protein sequence MPTKSLKSRKSNLSNPQEQLKYLSNGIFGEGELPFFRDKVGEKGAYPLKPKKLEILQLNLGYMCNQVCSHCHVDAGPDRKEIMTRETMQLCLNVIRESGAHTLDLTGGAPEMNPDFRWFVEEASKAGIKDFIVRSNLTIIVANKKYHDLPEFFKKHNVHVVSSLPFYKKEKTDRQRGSGVFDKSIQALKMLNAVGYGREGSGLKLDLVYNPAGAFLPASQEALERDFKRALKADFDIDFNQLFCITNLPISRFLEYLIASENYEDYMTALVEAYNPAAVENVMCKNTLSVSWDGWLYDCDFNQMLGLKVNSKVQHLKDFDPEMLQEREICISQHCYGCTAGAGSSCQGSVT, from the coding sequence ATGCCCACAAAATCTCTAAAATCCCGAAAAAGCAACCTCTCCAACCCCCAGGAACAACTAAAATACCTTAGCAACGGGATCTTTGGAGAAGGGGAACTTCCTTTTTTCAGAGATAAAGTGGGCGAGAAAGGCGCATATCCGCTTAAGCCCAAAAAGCTGGAGATCCTGCAACTCAACCTTGGGTATATGTGCAACCAGGTGTGTTCGCACTGCCACGTAGATGCAGGCCCCGATCGCAAGGAGATCATGACCCGCGAGACCATGCAGCTCTGCCTAAACGTGATTAGGGAATCGGGCGCACATACCTTAGACCTTACCGGCGGCGCACCCGAGATGAACCCAGACTTCAGGTGGTTTGTAGAGGAAGCTTCAAAAGCAGGAATAAAGGATTTTATAGTTCGCTCGAACCTCACAATAATCGTGGCCAATAAAAAGTATCATGATCTACCGGAGTTCTTTAAGAAGCACAATGTGCATGTGGTCTCGTCGCTTCCGTTCTACAAAAAAGAAAAAACCGACCGGCAGCGTGGCAGCGGAGTTTTCGATAAATCCATTCAGGCTTTAAAAATGTTGAATGCCGTGGGGTACGGGAGAGAAGGCAGCGGACTAAAACTCGACCTGGTCTACAATCCAGCAGGGGCATTTTTGCCGGCCAGCCAGGAAGCGCTGGAGCGGGATTTTAAAAGGGCCTTAAAAGCCGATTTTGACATAGACTTCAATCAGCTTTTTTGCATTACCAACCTTCCAATAAGCCGGTTTTTGGAGTACCTTATAGCTTCAGAAAACTATGAAGATTACATGACTGCGCTGGTTGAAGCTTATAATCCCGCTGCCGTAGAAAATGTGATGTGCAAAAACACCCTTTCTGTAAGCTGGGACGGCTGGCTGTACGACTGTGATTTTAACCAGATGCTGGGGTTAAAGGTCAACTCCAAAGTGCAGCATTTAAAAGATTTTGACCCTGAAATGCTTCAGGAAAGAGAGATTTGCATTTCCCAACACTGTTATGGCTGCACGGCAGGGGCAGGAAGCAGTTGCCAGGGCAGCGTAACCTGA
- a CDS encoding arsenosugar biosynthesis-associated peroxidase-like protein, whose amino-acid sequence MSKTYYDPADLKKFGSISEWDEELGSKFFEYYNSVFEEGALTAREKSLIALAVSHVVQCPYCIDAYTKDGLQRGIEKEEMMEAIHVGAAIKGGATLVHGVQMMNKYNKLSM is encoded by the coding sequence ATGTCAAAAACATATTATGACCCGGCCGACCTGAAGAAGTTCGGCAGTATATCGGAGTGGGATGAGGAATTGGGAAGTAAGTTCTTCGAATATTACAACAGTGTGTTCGAGGAAGGAGCCCTAACCGCCCGTGAAAAATCGCTTATCGCTCTTGCCGTATCACATGTGGTACAATGTCCATACTGCATTGATGCATATACCAAAGACGGCCTACAACGCGGAATAGAAAAAGAAGAAATGATGGAAGCCATCCACGTTGGCGCAGCCATAAAAGGCGGTGCCACCCTGGTGCACGGCGTACAGATGATGAACAAGTACAACAAGCTGTCTATGTGA
- a CDS encoding sulfotransferase domain-containing protein yields MNILQVSAPKSGSFWLNTILKKSLEKTGEEISYFIKSRPEYARLKQEKLSFEDQAGTDMLDIEDKGVFFRVSSLLKEPVPNLQAYSQKASLAWTHSTWCQKTATVFALFDRKVCMVRDPRDTALSAAKFAFTPYMQKHYPSPYESVEDFFSAEYERLLEQWVWFYGNYLLHSKELDLHFVFYENLLKSFPKEYDSLLKYLGLQLEENEKKAVASEVSFSSMKEDNPRHLHKGKSRKWVKQLSIDRLEKAAIKAGPLMRIFGYPLSPGEGDKLPATPLDIPKKELEEILQQIDWKKLY; encoded by the coding sequence ATGAACATTCTACAGGTTAGTGCCCCAAAATCGGGTAGCTTTTGGCTAAATACCATTTTAAAGAAAAGCCTTGAAAAGACAGGTGAAGAAATCTCCTATTTTATAAAATCCCGGCCCGAATATGCCAGGTTAAAGCAGGAAAAGCTGAGTTTTGAAGACCAGGCAGGAACCGATATGCTCGACATTGAAGATAAAGGCGTGTTCTTTAGGGTAAGTTCCCTGCTCAAAGAGCCTGTACCCAACCTGCAGGCCTATTCCCAAAAAGCCAGCCTGGCCTGGACGCATTCTACCTGGTGCCAGAAAACTGCCACCGTTTTTGCCCTTTTTGACAGGAAAGTCTGCATGGTAAGAGATCCGCGGGATACTGCGCTTTCGGCCGCTAAATTTGCCTTTACGCCTTACATGCAGAAGCATTACCCTTCGCCTTATGAGTCGGTGGAAGATTTTTTTTCTGCGGAATATGAACGCCTCCTGGAGCAATGGGTCTGGTTCTACGGAAATTACCTGCTGCATTCAAAAGAGCTCGATCTGCATTTTGTTTTTTACGAAAACCTGCTGAAATCCTTTCCGAAGGAATACGATTCTTTGCTGAAGTATCTCGGCCTTCAGCTTGAAGAGAATGAAAAGAAGGCAGTTGCTTCAGAAGTGAGCTTTTCCAGCATGAAAGAAGATAATCCGCGACATCTTCATAAAGGCAAAAGCCGAAAGTGGGTAAAGCAGTTAAGCATAGACAGGCTTGAAAAAGCTGCAATAAAAGCCGGGCCGCTAATGCGCATTTTTGGGTACCCGCTTAGCCCGGGAGAAGGAGATAAACTGCCCGCCACGCCGCTGGATATTCCCAAAAAAGAGCTGGAAGAGATCCTTCAGCAAATTGACTGGAAAAAGCTTTACTAA